Part of the Streptomyces sp. NBC_00457 genome, GGGTTGAGCAGCGTGGCGCCGCCGGCCCGGAAGAGCTGGGCCGGGCGACCGCCCTGCCGGGTGGTGGTGCCGCCGGTGGGGACGAGGAAGCCCGGCGTGCCCGTCACCTTGCGGTGGAAGTTGCGCGGGTCGAGCGCGACGCCCCACACCGCCTCGTAGACACGGCGCAGCTCGCCGACGGTGAACTCGGTGGGGCAGAACGCCGTGGCCAGGGACGAGTACTCGATCTTGGATCGGGCGCGCTCCACCCCGTCCGACAGGATCTGTGCGTGGTCGAAGGCGAGCGGCGCCACGGGTTCGCCGTCGCGGCCGTAGCCGCTCTGCTGCAGCAGTTCCTCGACCGGCGCCCAGCGCGCATTGCTGGCGTCGCCGCCCGCTCGGGGGGCCGGCAGGTCGGGGGCGAGCGCCAGGTGCGCGACGCTGACCACCCGCATCCGGGGATCCCGCTTGGGGTCGCCGTACGTCGCGAGCTGCTCGAGGTGGGCGCCGTTGTCCTGGACGGGAACAGCCGGATCATGGGCGCGCAGCCCGGTCTCCTCGGCCAGCTCGCGGGCTGCCGCCTGCGCCAGGTCCTCGTCGGCCCGTACGAAGCCTCCAGGGAGCGCCCAGCGTCCCTGGAACGGCGGTTCGCCCCTGCGTACCGCCAGCGCGCACAGGGCATGGCGACGCACGGTCAGCACGACCAGGTCCACGGTGACGGCGAAGGGCGGAAAGGCTGACGGGTCGTAGGGCATGCGGCGATCATAGTCGTCTGCCTGACGATAAACACTCCCTTCGTCGGCCGCATCGATTGCTGATCCACTTTGGCTCGGTATGGGTTTCACCCTGCTCCCCCGGCAGTCAGCGGTGCCGCGGCATACGAGGTCACCCTCCCAATTGCAGCTGATCGGCCGCTTCCTCGACCATGGCGAGGCCGAGTCTGCTGACCCGTACGGAGAAGGGGGCGTCCGCCACACGCAGTCCGGTCAGGACGACCTCTCCCAGGGGTGCGCTGCCCATGGGGCGCAGCGTGACCGTCCCGGCGGGTGCGTCGGGGCGGATGCCGGCGAGGGTGGTCAGCAGCAGCACACCGGCAGCCGCAGCCGTGGCCGCCGGGCGGCAGGCTGCGGGGTGTGGGAGAGGGGCGCTCCCGTCGGTGCGCTGCTCCCCCGCGTACATCTCGGGCAGGCGGTGGCCGAAGGTCTCGGCCGCGGACAGTACGCCCCGCAACAGGGCTCCCGCTTCCTTCTCGTACCCGGCCGCGGTCAGCCCGGCCACAGCGACGGCCGTCTCCTGGACGCGCACGGCCCCGGTACGGTGGCCGAACGAGTTGTACCCCGGCTCCCTCGCGCCCAGCCCGCGCAGGCCCCAGCCCGAGTCCATGGCCGGGCCCCCGAGCAGCCGGGCGAGCTGTTCGGTCTGCACCTTGTCGAGCAGACCGGCTGCCTGCCGACCTCCGCCGCTCAGGCCGGTGTCGAGGAGGTGGACGGCGGACGCGCCCAGGTGCGGCACGAGCCGGCCGTCCGGGGTACGGGCGGCTGCCGGCCTGCCGCCACCCAGGTCGTCGACCCAGAAATCCGCCCGGAACGCCGTCCGCAAGGCCTCGGCCCACTGCCTCAGCCCCGCCCCGCCCGGTCTGCCGGAGTCGTCGAGCAGATCGGCGCCGAGCAGTGCGGCACGATGCGCGTGCGCCTGTGTCTCGCAGCGGAAGGGCCCGCCGGGGTACGGGTCGCGTAGGTACGGGCCGTCGCCCACCGTGGTGCGCAGCCAGGTCAGACAGCGGTCGGCAGCGGGGAGCAGTTCCTGTGTCTCGTGTTCGGACAGGCCCCAGCGGCGGGCCTCGGCCAGGAGTACGGGGAAGAGGAGCGTGGCCTCCGTGCCCGTACAGGCCGGCGGCAGATGAGGGCCCGCGTCCCGTCGCGGGCCCGGGATCATGCCGAACCGGGTTCCCGGGCCGTCGAGTTGGGTGCGGGCGAGGGTGCGCAGTGTGCCCGCGGCCAGCCGGGTGCCGAGGGGCAGCGTCATCCGGGCGGCGGCCAGTGCGTCCGCCGGAGCGAGGCCACAGCGCCACGGCACGCCGGCGGCCAGGTGCGTGTCCACCGGGTGGGCGGGGTCGCGCAGCAACAGGGACTGGAGGTCCTCGATGCTCGTGCGCAGGAGTGTCTGGACTCCGGGGTTGTCTCCCGCCGCCCGGGCGGGTGACAGGGGGCTCGTCGCTGCACGGCCCACGGCCCGGAGGGGCCCCGCTCCGTCGGGTCGTACCCGCAGCTCCACGCTCGTGCTGCCGCCCGGGGGTAGTTCGAGGTCCCAGCGCAGCAGCCCCGCGGAGGCCAGTGCATCGTGCGGTGCTGGGACGGCCGTGACCGAGGACTTCCCGGTGGCGCAGGACCAGCGCAGGCCGGAGTCGTGGACGCTGGCCGGCAGTTCATGCCCCGAGTTGCCGCTCGCGATCGTGGCCAGGTCGGCCAGATCCGTGCCGAGCGCCACCTCCACGGACAGGCGCAGTGGACGGAGTGCCGCACTGTGCAAGGTGATCCGCTCTGTACCGTCCGCGCCGCGGATGCGCTCGACGACGACGTCCGGGTCTGGACCGGTGTGTGCGGAGGTGCGCAGGGTGCCCACGAAACGGGCGGTGTCGGCCGCGGTCATCCTGGCCTGCACCGCGAGTGGCTCGCGGCCGGCCACCCGA contains:
- a CDS encoding NUDIX hydrolase, with amino-acid sequence MPYDPSAFPPFAVTVDLVVLTVRRHALCALAVRRGEPPFQGRWALPGGFVRADEDLAQAAARELAEETGLRAHDPAVPVQDNGAHLEQLATYGDPKRDPRMRVVSVAHLALAPDLPAPRAGGDASNARWAPVEELLQQSGYGRDGEPVAPLAFDHAQILSDGVERARSKIEYSSLATAFCPTEFTVGELRRVYEAVWGVALDPRNFHRKVTGTPGFLVPTGGTTTRQGGRPAQLFRAGGATLLNPPMLRPEV
- a CDS encoding glycogen debranching N-terminal domain-containing protein, whose amino-acid sequence is MPPAHTALVCVALPGFAISTEQGQLTGHGLEGFYRAGRRVLSRCQVRVAGREPLAVQARMTAADTARFVGTLRTSAHTGPDPDVVVERIRGADGTERITLHSAALRPLRLSVEVALGTDLADLATIASGNSGHELPASVHDSGLRWSCATGKSSVTAVPAPHDALASAGLLRWDLELPPGGSTSVELRVRPDGAGPLRAVGRAATSPLSPARAAGDNPGVQTLLRTSIEDLQSLLLRDPAHPVDTHLAAGVPWRCGLAPADALAAARMTLPLGTRLAAGTLRTLARTQLDGPGTRFGMIPGPRRDAGPHLPPACTGTEATLLFPVLLAEARRWGLSEHETQELLPAADRCLTWLRTTVGDGPYLRDPYPGGPFRCETQAHAHRAALLGADLLDDSGRPGGAGLRQWAEALRTAFRADFWVDDLGGGRPAAARTPDGRLVPHLGASAVHLLDTGLSGGGRQAAGLLDKVQTEQLARLLGGPAMDSGWGLRGLGAREPGYNSFGHRTGAVRVQETAVAVAGLTAAGYEKEAGALLRGVLSAAETFGHRLPEMYAGEQRTDGSAPLPHPAACRPAATAAAAGVLLLTTLAGIRPDAPAGTVTLRPMGSAPLGEVVLTGLRVADAPFSVRVSRLGLAMVEEAADQLQLGG